The Saccharopolyspora gregorii genomic interval TTCGCCACCTACATCCGCGACGGGCAGGGCTTCGCGGTCCGCTCCGGGGACGACCGCGCCCCGATCGCGGAGGTGACCGCGCTGTGCGGGCAGACCGTCGGCACCGCGAAGGGCACCACCTTCGAGGCGACCCTGTCCGCGCAGGCCCACCGCTGCACCGACCTCGGCCGCCCCGCCTACCGGGTGCAGGTGTTCTCCGAGAGCAGCGCCCTCTACTCGGCGCTCACCCAGGGCAAGGTCGACGTCATCATGAGCACCATCAACGGTCTGCGCTACGCGGCGACGCAGCAGCCCGCGCTGCGGCTGGCCAACGAGTTCCGCAGGCTCGACGTCGGCTTCGCGCTGGCGAAGGACTCCCCGTTGGCCCCGGCGCTGCAGACCGCGGTGAACGAGCTGATCCGCGACGGCGGCTACGCCCGCATCCTCGACAAGTGGGGCGTGGCCGCGTCGGCCATCCCCGAATCGCAGGTCAGTCCACCCGAGATCCACTGAGCGGCGGCACTACTCGATCAGGTGGCGATCGCGCCGCTCCACCGCGCGCGGTGTCCGGATCAGACCTACTCTCCTCGGCGAGTCGACCCTCGCCTGTGGAGAGGAGTGTCCAACGTGGAGGACTCCGCACAAGCCGTCGTCCCGCTCCGTCCCGGATTCGACATCCAGGTACGAGGTTTCCACCGCCGCCAGGTCACCGAGCACATCGAGCTGCTCGAAGATCAGCTGCGCATGGTCAGCATCGATCGCAACGAGGCGGTGGCGTTGAACACGGACCTCCGCCGCCTCTGCGACGACGCGCGGCGCGACCTCGCCGAAGCCGAACTCCGCCTCAAGCGCATCGAAGCCTCCGACACCGGGCTTCCGCACGCGTCGCAGCGCGTGCAGAACATGCTGTCGCTGGCCGAAGAAGAAGTGCAGACGTTGCGCGAACAGGCGCAGCGGCAGGCGGAGACCATCCGGGGCAGCGCGGAATACGAGGCGCAGCAACTGCTCGACGAGGCCGGCCGGGCCGCGGAGGCGATGCGGGCCGAATGCGCCCGCCTCGTCGACGAGCTCGACGTCCGGCAGCGCGAGATCCGCCGGGAGCACGAACAGAGCCTCGCCGACATCCGGGAGCGGGAGCGCACCATGCGCCACGCCATCCGGGACGAGTACAAGTCGATCGTCACGGCCGCGCAGGAGGAGGCCGACGCGCTGCTCTCCCGCACCCGCTGGGAGTGCGGCAGGCGCGACGCCGAGACCGAGCAGCTGCGGCTCGACGTCCTGCAGGACCTGCACACCAAGCAGGCCCGGATGGAGGAGCTGCGCACCGCCGTCATGTCCTCGTTGGACAGCGTCGGCAGGCTCGTCGGCGCCTCCAGCAACGAGATCGCCGCGCAGGAGATCGACAACGTCATCGATGCCGAACTCGTCGGCGAACCGGCGCACCACGTGTGGTTGCCGGAGCCGCGCGGGGACACCCAGAGCTACCTGATCCCGCTGGAGTCCCCCTTCAACGGCGGTGCCGCGGAGCCCGCCGAGACCGCCGAAGCCGAACCGACCGAAGCCGTCCAGCGGAACTGATTCGGAGCGAGCACGTGGAGCTAGTCGTCTTGTCCTTCGCCGGAGGCGCCGTGGTGGCCGCACTGGTCTTCTGGCCGCTGCTGCGCCGGGTCCGCAAGCACGCGGACGGGCCGCCCACCGGCAGGCACGCGTTGCGCACCCACCGCAGCACCGCCCCGCCGACGGGAGCCCCCAGCACCGGGCCCGCGCCCACCGCGAAACCCGCCGCCGCCGAGGCGGACGCCGAACCCCACCCCATCCCCCGCCAGGAGACGGCGGCCGACCGCGCCGACGAGCCCGTCCCGGACCAGCCCGCGCACGGTGGCGAACTCGGCGTCACCGTCTCGACGTTGCCGACGGCGCTGTTCGCCGAGCAGTACGAGGCGAAGTTCCGCCGCACCCGCGACCGCATCGACCGGCTCCGCACCCAGCTCCACGACCACAACTGACCCGACGAGCAGCGGCGGCGACGCCTCGGTACCGACACCGAGCCGTCGCCGCCGCTTCTTCGTGCGCGCCACTCCCGGAGACCGCCGACCGGAGCAGGACCCGGCGGCCGAACGCGCCCCCGCGGCCGCCCCGGATGCCTCCGAACGGGACCCACCGCGCCGGGTTGTTAGGTTCGGCGCCTACCGCGCCCAGCCGCGAACCCGAACGGTGGAGAACCCAGTGTCGAGTCCCGCAACGCCCCCCACGCTGTACCTGGTCGCCACGACCGGGAACCCGAACTACGGCGACGAGCTGATCGCCGCGACCTGGCTGAAGTACCTGGCCAGAGTCGCCCCCGACAGCGAGGTGTGGCTCGACTGCCCCAACCCCGGCCCCAGCGAGGTGCTGCTCGGCCACCTGCACCCGCACGTCCGGTTCACCGACACGCTGTGGCGGCTGTGCTGGTCGGCGCCCTCCGACGAGCCGTGGGAGGTGGCGTCGTTCGTGCAGCACGCCATGATCAACCCGGGGTTGGCGCCGCACTGGCTGGCCGGGATCGAGCTCGCCGCGCGCGCCGACCTGGTGCACATCATCGGCGGCGGGTTCATCAACTCGATCTGGCCGCGGCACTACGGGCTGCTGGCGGGCGCGGTCGCCGCGGTGCGCCGCTCCGGCGGGCGGGCCGTGATGACCGGGCAGGGCCTGTGGCCGACGCCGGAGGAGGCGCGCCCGCTGGTGCGCAACCTCGCCTCGCAGTTCGAGCTGATCGACGTGCGCGACGAGCCGTCGGCCGAGCTGCTCGACTCCGCGGGCCAGCTCACCGCCACCGGCGACGACATGTTCTTCGGCATCGCCCCGGAGCTGTACCGCACCGACGACCTGCGGGACGTGATGATCTGCCTGCAGTCGGACCTGCTGGACGTCACGGTGCCCGCGCTGGCCGGGTTCCTGCTCGACACGCTGCGCGCCTGGGACGTGCGGCCCGAGCAGGTCGGTGTCATCGAAGGCATCCCGCGGGTGGACCGCGAGGTGTTCGCCCTCGTCGAGCACGACCTGCCCGGCGCCCGCTTCTACCCGTTCTCCGAGATCATGGACCACGGGCTGCCCGCCGCCGCCGGCCAGCGCTGGTTGTCGACCCGGTTCCACATGCACCTGATGGCCGCGGCCGCCGGGGCGCACGGCGTCGCCGTGTCGATCAACTCCGGGTACTACACGAACAAGCACCGGTCGCTGATCCAGCGCGGCTCCGGCTGGGGCCTCAGCGAGGGCCTCCAGGTGCCGCCGCAGCCGCGGGAAGGCGGCTACGAGCGGTCGACGCTGGACGCGTTGCAGGAGGCCAAGTCGAAGCTCGCCTGGTCCATCTACGGGGACTGAGCCGCCGGGCCGGGCAGCGGCGCGCTCAGGCCGCCGCCTGCCCGGTCTCGCAGGTGCCCTCGGCGCGGGGCCGCAGCACGTGGATGTCCGCGGACGATTTCTCAGGCTCCGTTTCCGCCTGGGCGGACTCGGCGTCCGCCCGGCGGTCGGCGATGTAGAAGGGGGCTGCGGCCAGCACCGGCACCAGCATCCCCGCCAGCATGATCAGAATTGAAGTCCCCGTACTCAAGGCCACCGAACCCCGCGCGGTGGGAGGCGGACCTCCCACGACCGAACACGCCGAACGAACGTGTCGTGAGCCTCATCGTCGTGGCTGAGGGTGTTCGTTAACACCGCCCGAAAGTGCTCCTGATCACGCTTCCCGCGAGCGCCCGCACCGCGGCTGACCACCCGCGTCACCGCCCCCGCCGCGCCGCAGGACACGTCGCGGAGGGTGATCGGGTCCGGGCATCCGCCGCAGCGCGGAAACCGTGCCGCCGCAACGACTTCTCACGCCGGGAGCCACTGCGCCGTCGGCCACCGCTCCAGGCGCCACGCGCCGTCCCAGAACATCCACTCGTACTCGGTGGCACGCGAGAACGCGGCCAGCATCCGCTCCCGCACCGGCTCGTCGGCGGCCGCGGCCGCCCGGTCGGTGAGCTCGCGGGCCGCCAGCACCGCTTCGGCGAACTCCTCGTCGGCGTAGGTCTCGATCCACCGCCGGTACGGGTGCGCCGACACGTCGCCGACGGCGGCGAGGATCTCGCTGCCCACGTGCTGGTACACCCAGAAGCACGGCAGCACCGCCGCCAGCAGCACCGGGTAGGGGTCGACCAGCGCGCTCGCCCGCAGGAACGAGGTGTAGGCGGTGCACGACGGCGAGGTCGCCACCCCCGCCAGGTCGTCCGCGGAGAGCCCGAACTCCTCGACGTAGCCCGCGTGCAACCGCCGCTCCTCCACCAGCGCGCCCCGCGCGGCCCCCGCGAGGAACGCCGCGTCCGCCGGATCCTCGGACCGGGTCGCGGCCGCCGACAGCGCCTGCGCGAACGCGATCAGGTAGCGGGCGTCCTGCACGATGTAGAACGCGAACCGCTCCCGGTCGAGGGTGCCGTCGGTGAGCGCCGCGTTGAACGGGTGCGCCACCACGGCCCGCTGCAGCTCGGCGGTGCGTTCCCAGGCGCGGGCGCAGAAACCGCCCGCGGGCGGATCGGGCAACCTGCTCATGACCTTCGTCCCTCCGATCTCACCACCAGCGGTGGAAGTGGTGCACGGGCCCGTGCCCGCGGCCCACGTCGAGGCGCTCCGCGGCCCGCAGCGCCCCGGTCAGGTAGTCCTTGCCGTCCCGCACGGCGGTCGCCCAGTCGGACCTGCGGGGGCGCAGCGCCGCGATCGCCGCGGACAGCGTGCAGCCGGTGCCGTGGTCGTTCGCGGTGTCGATCCGCTCGCTGCGCAGCCACCGCACCTCGCCGTCGCCGCGGAACAGGTCCGCGCTGGCGGGTTCCGCGCGCAGGTGCCCGCCCTTGAGCAGCACCTGCTTCGCGCCCAGGTCGGCGAGCCGCTGCGCCTGCGCGGCCATCTCGGCCGAGCCGGTGATCTCCGGTTCGCCCAGCAGGTCCGCCGCTTCCGGCAGGTTCGGGGTGATCAGGTCGACGCGCGGCAGCAGCTCGTCGCGCAGCACCGCGACCGCTTCGTCGGCGAGCAGCCGGTGGCCGCTCTTCGCGACCATCACCGGGTCCAGCACCACGTGCGGCGGGGCGTAGCGGTCCAGCACGGCGACGACCGCGCGGATCACCTCGGCGTTCGCCAGCATCCCGATCTTCACCGCGTCCACCCGGACGTCGTCGAGCAGCGTCGTGAGCTGGGCGGTGACGAACTCCGGCGGCACCTCGCGGACCTCGGCGACACCGGTGGTGGTCTGCGCGACCAGCGCGGTCACCGCGGACATGCCGTAGGCGCCGTTCGCGGAGAAGGCCTTCAGGTCCGCTTGGACGCCGGCTCCGCCGCTGGGATCGGTCCCCGCGATCGAGAGCACGTTCGGGACCCGGTCGGATCCGGGCAGGGCAGCACGAGTGGTCACGTCGGTGACGTCCCTCCGCTAGCACGAACTAGGTCAGGTTCGACGGGTCTGCTCTCAGCCCGGCCGTCCGGGCACCCCGCGTCACTGGCCCCAACCTAGCAACGGGCGTCAAGCCGCGGACTCACTCGACGAGGCCGATGATCGCGCCCGCGGTGAACCGCTCCCCCGCCCTGCCCTGCCGCCACAGCGTTCCGCTCGCCGGGGCGCGCACCGTGCGCGGGGCGCCGTCGGTCACGACCTCGGCCACCGGGGCTCCGCTGCGCACCCGGGCG includes:
- a CDS encoding lipoyl domain-containing protein; translated protein: MLGASSERNPEAHPVTDLHFPRPHDDPREPGSLARWLVSDGARVRSGAPVAEVVTDGAPRTVRAPASGTLWRQGRAGERFTAGAIIGLVE
- a CDS encoding DivIVA domain-containing protein, producing the protein MEDSAQAVVPLRPGFDIQVRGFHRRQVTEHIELLEDQLRMVSIDRNEAVALNTDLRRLCDDARRDLAEAELRLKRIEASDTGLPHASQRVQNMLSLAEEEVQTLREQAQRQAETIRGSAEYEAQQLLDEAGRAAEAMRAECARLVDELDVRQREIRREHEQSLADIRERERTMRHAIRDEYKSIVTAAQEEADALLSRTRWECGRRDAETEQLRLDVLQDLHTKQARMEELRTAVMSSLDSVGRLVGASSNEIAAQEIDNVIDAELVGEPAHHVWLPEPRGDTQSYLIPLESPFNGGAAEPAETAEAEPTEAVQRN
- a CDS encoding ABC transporter substrate-binding protein, translated to MRIGHRVATAFALLLSGVLLTACGPAPDPDAVAPGLDAQADVVSGVRRSEAAAALLPARIRDGGVLRIGRSVGGAPPTAFYLADGSTAVGLDVDLTEAVARKLGLRVAAQDAAFETILPALGSGKYDAGTGNFGVTEERKRTIDFATYIRDGQGFAVRSGDDRAPIAEVTALCGQTVGTAKGTTFEATLSAQAHRCTDLGRPAYRVQVFSESSALYSALTQGKVDVIMSTINGLRYAATQQPALRLANEFRRLDVGFALAKDSPLAPALQTAVNELIRDGGYARILDKWGVAASAIPESQVSPPEIH
- a CDS encoding TenA family protein; its protein translation is MSRLPDPPAGGFCARAWERTAELQRAVVAHPFNAALTDGTLDRERFAFYIVQDARYLIAFAQALSAAATRSEDPADAAFLAGAARGALVEERRLHAGYVEEFGLSADDLAGVATSPSCTAYTSFLRASALVDPYPVLLAAVLPCFWVYQHVGSEILAAVGDVSAHPYRRWIETYADEEFAEAVLAARELTDRAAAAADEPVRERMLAAFSRATEYEWMFWDGAWRLERWPTAQWLPA
- the thiD gene encoding bifunctional hydroxymethylpyrimidine kinase/phosphomethylpyrimidine kinase is translated as MTTRAALPGSDRVPNVLSIAGTDPSGGAGVQADLKAFSANGAYGMSAVTALVAQTTTGVAEVREVPPEFVTAQLTTLLDDVRVDAVKIGMLANAEVIRAVVAVLDRYAPPHVVLDPVMVAKSGHRLLADEAVAVLRDELLPRVDLITPNLPEAADLLGEPEITGSAEMAAQAQRLADLGAKQVLLKGGHLRAEPASADLFRGDGEVRWLRSERIDTANDHGTGCTLSAAIAALRPRRSDWATAVRDGKDYLTGALRAAERLDVGRGHGPVHHFHRWW
- a CDS encoding polysaccharide pyruvyl transferase family protein: MSSPATPPTLYLVATTGNPNYGDELIAATWLKYLARVAPDSEVWLDCPNPGPSEVLLGHLHPHVRFTDTLWRLCWSAPSDEPWEVASFVQHAMINPGLAPHWLAGIELAARADLVHIIGGGFINSIWPRHYGLLAGAVAAVRRSGGRAVMTGQGLWPTPEEARPLVRNLASQFELIDVRDEPSAELLDSAGQLTATGDDMFFGIAPELYRTDDLRDVMICLQSDLLDVTVPALAGFLLDTLRAWDVRPEQVGVIEGIPRVDREVFALVEHDLPGARFYPFSEIMDHGLPAAAGQRWLSTRFHMHLMAAAAGAHGVAVSINSGYYTNKHRSLIQRGSGWGLSEGLQVPPQPREGGYERSTLDALQEAKSKLAWSIYGD